The Streptomyces sp. cg36 genomic interval GCGAGGACGGGGCCGACGTCCACGCGCGCGTGGTCGACGTCACCGAGCGCGCCTCGGTGCGCGGGCTCGCCGACGCGGCGTACGAGAGGTTCGGGGCCGTCCACGTCCTGTGCAACAACGCGGGCGTCGGCTCCGGCGCCGAGGGACGCATGTGGGAGCACGAGGTCAACGACTGGAAGTGGGCCTTCGCGGTCAACGTGTGGGGCGTCTTCCACGGCGTCCAGGCGTTCGTGCCCCGCATGATCGCCTCCGGCGAGCCCGGCCACGTCGTCAACACCTCCTCCGCCGACGGCGGCATCGCCCCCCTGCCGACCGCCTCGGTGTACGCGGTCACCAAGGCGGCCGTCGTCACCCTGACCGAGTCGCTGTACGCGCACCTGAAGGCGGAGCACGCGCGCGTGGGCGCGTCCGTGCTCTTCCCCGGCCCGCACATGCTGCGCACCGGACTGTGGGAGTCGCACCGCAACCGGCCCGGCAAGTACGCGAAGGAACGCCCGCGCCGCACCCCCTACCGCACGCTCGGCCAGTGGGAGGCGGCGATGCGCGCGGCGGGACAGGAGATCGAGTTCACCCCGGTCGAGGAGGTCGCCGAGGAGGTCGTCGACGGCATCCGCGCCGACCGCTTCTGGATGCTCCCGCCGAGCGAGCACAGCGACCGCCAGATCAGGGCCAGGGCCCGGTCGATGCTGGACCGGGCCGCCCCGTCGTACCTGGAGAACTTCATTCTGGACTGAGGGATTCAGCGATGTCGTACAACGACCCGTACCTGATCGTTTCCTCCGACTGCCACGCCGGGCTGCCGACCGAGCGGTACCGGCCCTATCTGGACTCCCGCTTCCACCGGGAGTTCGACGAGTTCCTCGACGGGCGCGACCGCCGCCGCGCGGAGATGACCCGGCTGGGCATCCGCAACGAGGCGTTCGCCGACCAGTGGTTCGCCGACAACGAAGAGGGCCTGAAGGGCGGTTGGGAGCCAGACCGGCGGCTCAAGGAGCTGGACGGCGACGGGGTGGCGGCCGAGGTCGTCTTCCCCGACGCGGACGCCGTCGACAGCCGGACCGCCGCGCCCTTCGGGGTCGGACTCGGCCTCTCCGGCGACCAGGACCCCGACCTCGGCATGGCGGGTGCGCAGGCGCACAACCGCTGGCTCGCCGAGTTCGTCGGCCACCACCCCGAACGGCACTGCGGGGTCGCGCTGCTCCCGGTCACCGGCGAGGTGGACCGGGTGGTCGCGGAGATCCACCGGGCCAGGGAGTCCGGTCTCGGCGCGCTGATGATCCCCTCGATGTGGGTGGACCGGGCCCCGTACCACGACCGCCGCTACGACCCGGTGTGGGCGGCGGCGGCCGAGGCCGGGATGCCGCTGGTCACCCACTCGGGCGCGGCCCCCCGCCACGAGTACGGCGACCACCTCGGCATCTACGTCAGCGAGGTCACCTGGTGGCCCGCCCGCCCGCTGTGGTTCCTGCTCTGGTCCGGGGTCTTCGAGCGCCACCCCGGGCTGCGGTTCGGGGTCGCCGAGTCGGGCTGCTGGTGGCTGCCGAACCTGCTGTGGTTCATGGACCGGCTCTATCTCGGCGCGCACGGCGGCAAGAAGCTCTCGCCCTTCGCCGAGCTGAAGCGCCCGCCCAGCGAGTACCTGGACCGCCAGCTGTTCGTCTGCGCCACCAACACCAAGCGCCGCGAGCTGGCCCAGCGCTACGAGATCGGCGTCGACAACATCCTGTGGGGCTCCGACTTCCCGCACCCCGAGGGGACCTGGCCGCACACCCGGGAGTGGCTGCGCAAGACCTTCCACGACATCCCGGTCGCCGAGACGCGCCGGATGCTGGGGCTCGCGGCGGCCGAGGTGTTCGGCTTCGACACCGCGAAGCTGGCCCCGCTGGCCCGGCGCATCGGACCGACCCCGGCCGAACTGGGCCAGAGCGAGGACCAGCGGGCCGTGGAGGCGTCCTGGGCGCGCTCGCGGGACGTGGGCCGCCACTGGCTGACCGACCACGACTTCCCGGTCCTGGGGGCGTCATGAGCGGCGACCGCTACACGGTGATCTCGGCGGACTGCCACGCGGGCGCCGACCTGCTCGACTACAAGCCGTACCTGGAGAAGCGGTACCACGACGACTTCGACGCCTGGGCCGCCACCTACGTCAATCCGCACGAGGACCTGCTGGCCGACACCGCCGACCGCAACTGGAACTCCGACCGGCGGGTGGCCGAGCTGGAGGCGGACGGGATCGTGGCGGAGGTGGTGTTCCCCAACACCATCCCGCCGTTCTTCCCCTCCGCCTCCCTGCTGGCCCCCACCCCCACCCGGGAGGAGCTGGAGCGGCGCTGGGCGGGGCTGCGGGCGCACAACCGCTGGCTGGCCGACTTCTGCGCGCTGGTGCCGGGCCGTCGGGCGGGCGTCGCGCAGCTCCTGCTGAACGACGTCGACGCGGCGGTGGCGGAGATCCACCGGGTGCGGGAGGCGGGACTGACCGGCGGCGTCCTGCTGCCCGGCGCCCCGCCCGGCTCGGGGGTGCCCGAGCTGTACTCGGAGGTCTACGACCCGATCTGGGCGGCCTGCGCCGAACTCGGCCTCCCGGTCAACCACCACGGCGGATCCGCCTCCCCGCCGCTGGGGGAGGAGCCGGCCGCGCGGGCCGTCTTCATGGTGGAGACGACCTGGTTCTCGCACCGGGCCCTGTGGCACCTGATCTTCGGCGGCGCCTTCCACCGCCATCCGTCGCTGCGGCTCATCCTCACCGAGCAGGGCTCGGGCTGGATCCCGGGCGTCGTCGAGATGCTCGACTACTACCACGAGCGGCTGGTGTCGGCGGCGACCCGGGCGGCGACGGCCGAGTCCAAGTTCGGCGCGGGCCTGGCCGAGTCGATGGGCCGGGGACCGGGCGAGGTCTGGCGCGACAACTGCTACGTGGGCGCCAGCTTCATGCGCCCCCACGAGGTGCCGCTGCGCGACCGGATCGGCCTGGACAAGATCATGTGGGGCAGCGACTACCCCCACGACGAGGGCACCACCCCCTACTCCCGCGAGGGCCTGCGCATCGCCTACGCCGGGCTGCCCCGGGACGAGGTGGCCGCGATGGTGGGCGGCAACGCGGCCCGCGTCTACGGCTTCGACCTGCCCTTCCTGGACACGATCGCCGCCGGGGTGGGCCCGGGCGTCGAGGAGGTCGCCGAACCGCTGGAGGAGGTCCCGGCGGACGCCACGAGCCCGGTCTTCGCGCGGGGCGGGTCGGTACGGGTGTGGTGACGCGGCGGGTGAGACCCTTCACCGCATGACGGACGCACGGACGCCGGACGCCGGGAGCTCCCCCGAGGGCCACGACGAGGCCCACGGGGGCGCGCTCGGCGCCCGGCTGAACTGGCTGCGGGCCGCCGTCCTCGGCGCCAACGACGGCATCGTCTCCACGGCGGGCCTGGTCGTCGGCGTGGCGGGCGCCACCGACGACCGCTCGGCCCTGCTGACGGCGGGCCTGGCGGGCCTGCTCGCCGGCTCGATGTCGATGGCGGCCGGCGAGTACGTCTCCGTCTCCACCCAGCGCGACTCCGAGAAGGCCGCGCTCGCCCAGGAGCGGCGCGAGCTGCGCGAGGACCCGGAGGCCGAACTCGCCGAGCTGACCGAGCTGTTGCAGGGGCACGGCCTCAGCGGCGAGCTGGCCCGCGAGGCGGCCGAACAGCTCACCGAGCGCGACGCGCTGCGCGCCCACGCGCGCGTGGAGCTCGGCATCGACCCCGACGAGCTGGCCAACCCCTGGCACGCGGCGGCGGCCAGCTTCCTGGCCTTCACGGTGGGCGCCCTGCTGCCGCTGCTGGCCATCGTCCTGCCGCCGTCCTCGGCACGCCTGTACGTGACGGTCGGCTCGGTCCTGGCCGCCCTGGCCGCCACCGGCTGGTGGAGCGCCCGCCTGGGCGCGGCCCCGGTGGGGGCGGCGGTGCTGCGGAACGTGGGCGGGGGCGCGGTGGCCATGGGGGTGACCTATGCGGCGGGGGCGCTGCTGGGGGCGGCGGGGGTGTGAGGGTCAGGGGCGGGTCCGCTGGATCCTGAGCCGCTCCGGAGGGATGCGGTCGGCGCCGGTCAGGGTGAGGTCGTCGGGCACGCTGACGGTGAGCGCGGGCAGGTCCCCCAGCGGTGCCAGGTCGACCGGCCCCCCGGCCGTCGTCGACCGGGAGAGCG includes:
- a CDS encoding SDR family NAD(P)-dependent oxidoreductase, translated to MRLTEGQVAVVTGAAGGIGLAMARRFAAEGLRVVLADVEEAALEKAARELREDGADVHARVVDVTERASVRGLADAAYERFGAVHVLCNNAGVGSGAEGRMWEHEVNDWKWAFAVNVWGVFHGVQAFVPRMIASGEPGHVVNTSSADGGIAPLPTASVYAVTKAAVVTLTESLYAHLKAEHARVGASVLFPGPHMLRTGLWESHRNRPGKYAKERPRRTPYRTLGQWEAAMRAAGQEIEFTPVEEVAEEVVDGIRADRFWMLPPSEHSDRQIRARARSMLDRAAPSYLENFILD
- a CDS encoding amidohydrolase family protein, yielding MSYNDPYLIVSSDCHAGLPTERYRPYLDSRFHREFDEFLDGRDRRRAEMTRLGIRNEAFADQWFADNEEGLKGGWEPDRRLKELDGDGVAAEVVFPDADAVDSRTAAPFGVGLGLSGDQDPDLGMAGAQAHNRWLAEFVGHHPERHCGVALLPVTGEVDRVVAEIHRARESGLGALMIPSMWVDRAPYHDRRYDPVWAAAAEAGMPLVTHSGAAPRHEYGDHLGIYVSEVTWWPARPLWFLLWSGVFERHPGLRFGVAESGCWWLPNLLWFMDRLYLGAHGGKKLSPFAELKRPPSEYLDRQLFVCATNTKRRELAQRYEIGVDNILWGSDFPHPEGTWPHTREWLRKTFHDIPVAETRRMLGLAAAEVFGFDTAKLAPLARRIGPTPAELGQSEDQRAVEASWARSRDVGRHWLTDHDFPVLGAS
- a CDS encoding amidohydrolase family protein gives rise to the protein MSGDRYTVISADCHAGADLLDYKPYLEKRYHDDFDAWAATYVNPHEDLLADTADRNWNSDRRVAELEADGIVAEVVFPNTIPPFFPSASLLAPTPTREELERRWAGLRAHNRWLADFCALVPGRRAGVAQLLLNDVDAAVAEIHRVREAGLTGGVLLPGAPPGSGVPELYSEVYDPIWAACAELGLPVNHHGGSASPPLGEEPAARAVFMVETTWFSHRALWHLIFGGAFHRHPSLRLILTEQGSGWIPGVVEMLDYYHERLVSAATRAATAESKFGAGLAESMGRGPGEVWRDNCYVGASFMRPHEVPLRDRIGLDKIMWGSDYPHDEGTTPYSREGLRIAYAGLPRDEVAAMVGGNAARVYGFDLPFLDTIAAGVGPGVEEVAEPLEEVPADATSPVFARGGSVRVW
- a CDS encoding VIT family protein, which encodes MTDARTPDAGSSPEGHDEAHGGALGARLNWLRAAVLGANDGIVSTAGLVVGVAGATDDRSALLTAGLAGLLAGSMSMAAGEYVSVSTQRDSEKAALAQERRELREDPEAELAELTELLQGHGLSGELAREAAEQLTERDALRAHARVELGIDPDELANPWHAAAASFLAFTVGALLPLLAIVLPPSSARLYVTVGSVLAALAATGWWSARLGAAPVGAAVLRNVGGGAVAMGVTYAAGALLGAAGV